The Fulvivirga ligni genome window below encodes:
- a CDS encoding FMN-binding protein, whose translation MSKTTFFLIFVFFNLAGNKIIAQHQINVDQLALELGKMIDDNYNDQKDLDSLISFKVLDGTNVRTIKKDDALTIYYENIDNEARELLPIFEIKHSSKVILPVYGEGQWGKIWAKVVIDKSTMKILDIKFEHRNEAPTFGSKITSETFKANFINKKIYFKEGFSLYQNDQLVLKGAQRVDGISGATLTSKGVVNMLNEGLSDYEVYLR comes from the coding sequence ATGAGTAAAACCACCTTTTTTTTAATATTTGTATTTTTTAATCTGGCAGGCAACAAAATAATAGCTCAACACCAAATCAATGTTGATCAATTAGCTTTGGAACTGGGGAAAATGATTGATGATAATTATAATGATCAAAAAGATTTAGACTCTTTAATTTCTTTCAAAGTTTTAGACGGCACAAATGTCAGAACGATTAAGAAAGATGACGCTTTAACAATATATTATGAAAACATTGATAATGAAGCACGAGAGTTGCTGCCAATCTTTGAAATTAAGCATTCTTCGAAAGTGATTTTACCTGTTTATGGGGAAGGACAATGGGGTAAGATTTGGGCTAAAGTTGTTATTGATAAAAGCACTATGAAAATACTCGATATTAAATTTGAACATCGAAATGAAGCTCCAACTTTCGGATCAAAAATCACCAGTGAAACATTTAAAGCTAATTTCATTAATAAAAAAATTTATTTTAAAGAGGGGTTCTCTTTATACCAAAACGACCAATTAGTTCTTAAGGGTGCACAAAGAGTTGATGGTATTTCTGGCGCTACCTTAACTAGTAAAGGAGTTGTGAATATGCTAAATGAAGGGCTTTCTGATTACGAAGTATACTTACGCTAA
- a CDS encoding toxin-antitoxin system YwqK family antitoxin: MIIKMRLQRNILFLILTIPIFVFGQTKTYKDELGRKQGVHDGYSGSWLFESTYRNDTLNGFFRQFTKDGKTWSTGYYKNGLRDSLWLQFYVDRTVKEREFYKAGKKYGESIHYSENGHISYVANFDNDTLVGEAISYYQSGAVKSKGNRHNGTWTEFYENGELKLKQNFRNGDLWGQTLSFSIEGDTLLPIQLKTKLIAKDTSIINNTDLKVYLLFDSYDSSNRSIELGESLFLGYIPVCENEYLTVHIGAINFQFKSSGLWVYEQIDTVCNQKIKVNGYTTNRKLKELKNGEYDISCVLEKKNFKSSLGKIEVERKQMQCDDTGRNPVTITRNKGKLIFKDIGNLIFFEFDTDNDGKNELYLLSYFTCQGHLEIYRIEG, encoded by the coding sequence ATGATAATTAAAATGAGACTACAAAGAAATATATTATTCCTGATTCTGACTATCCCAATTTTTGTATTTGGACAGACAAAAACCTATAAGGACGAGCTGGGACGAAAACAAGGCGTTCATGATGGATATTCAGGAAGTTGGTTGTTTGAAAGCACATATAGGAATGATACTTTAAATGGCTTCTTTCGACAATTCACAAAAGACGGGAAAACCTGGTCGACAGGATATTATAAAAATGGATTAAGGGACAGTCTGTGGCTTCAGTTTTATGTAGACAGAACAGTAAAAGAAAGGGAGTTTTACAAAGCTGGAAAAAAATACGGTGAGTCTATTCATTACTCTGAAAATGGACATATAAGCTATGTTGCAAATTTTGATAATGACACATTGGTGGGTGAAGCTATTAGCTATTATCAAAGTGGTGCAGTTAAGTCAAAGGGAAATCGTCATAATGGAACTTGGACTGAATTTTACGAAAACGGGGAGTTAAAGCTAAAGCAGAACTTCAGGAACGGAGATTTATGGGGACAAACACTCTCTTTTTCGATTGAGGGTGATACATTGCTTCCTATCCAATTGAAGACAAAACTTATAGCCAAAGACACATCCATAATTAACAATACAGACCTTAAAGTTTATTTACTTTTCGATTCATATGACAGTTCGAATAGATCGATAGAATTGGGAGAATCCTTATTTTTAGGCTATATCCCTGTTTGTGAAAACGAATATTTAACAGTACATATTGGGGCCATTAACTTTCAATTTAAATCATCAGGACTTTGGGTTTATGAGCAAATTGACACAGTCTGTAATCAGAAAATAAAGGTGAACGGTTATACAACTAACAGAAAATTAAAAGAGTTGAAAAATGGTGAGTATGATATCAGTTGTGTACTTGAAAAGAAAAACTTCAAATCAAGTCTCGGAAAGATAGAAGTCGAACGCAAGCAAATGCAATGTGACGACACCGGAAGAAATCCTGTAACCATAACAAGAAACAAGGGAAAACTAATCTTTAAGGACATTGGAAACCTGATTTTCTTTGAATTTGACACTGACAATGATGGAAAGAATGAATTATATCTTTTAAGCTATTTTACCTGTCAGGGGCATTTAGAGATATATAGAATAGAAGGGTAA
- a CDS encoding DUF4272 domain-containing protein, whose protein sequence is MFGLFKSKKELTRKEKTEKFLEKKKVKINYNLPPIESEEETILRSPKEVAQRVTVLATTNMVAFNGITGEEAIEYLQAYNLWDYVTSDEKNFLEDPTDEKKSQETWKCEAIWTLMWSLKIVDDLGYPNQMCDLNNITAEKYPIGQNKDPNDFIESITESRTKAEILDANDLYYRIDWACVDARINGLDLKDLNPGVVYERHYALNWLVNYMDQEWDDISTDT, encoded by the coding sequence ATGTTTGGACTATTTAAATCTAAAAAAGAACTAACTCGAAAAGAAAAAACAGAAAAATTTTTAGAGAAGAAAAAAGTAAAAATCAATTATAACCTACCACCTATTGAATCAGAAGAAGAAACTATTTTGAGAAGCCCTAAAGAAGTAGCTCAAAGAGTTACTGTTTTGGCTACAACAAACATGGTTGCGTTCAATGGGATTACAGGTGAAGAAGCCATAGAATATTTACAAGCATATAATCTCTGGGATTATGTGACATCTGATGAAAAGAATTTTTTAGAAGACCCAACTGATGAGAAGAAAAGTCAAGAAACTTGGAAATGCGAAGCAATTTGGACTTTAATGTGGTCGTTAAAAATTGTTGATGATTTAGGATATCCAAATCAAATGTGTGACTTAAATAATATTACCGCCGAAAAGTATCCTATTGGGCAAAATAAAGACCCTAATGATTTCATTGAGAGTATTACTGAATCAAGAACAAAAGCAGAGATTCTTGATGCAAATGACTTATACTACCGAATTGACTGGGCCTGTGTTGATGCTAGAATTAATGGATTGGATTTAAAAGATTTGAATCCTGGAGTTGTTTATGAAAGGCATTATGCTTTGAATTGGTTAGTTAATTATATGGATCAAGAATGGGATGATATTTCAACCGATACATAA
- a CDS encoding chlororespiratory reduction 6 domain-containing protein gives MNLGEEHKLINLVISREDIEEFDFTNIYGALMEMHENPRKFYNKLCILIHGYDNDPRELHELPEIRDYLDFLDRSFPYWFYYLNHDFPKHYSPLALFVTCLCPIEDIQKSSGVSLIQFNIDELEKFIFTHFHFMNELMDQEGHSDKEVMELSVRILSLIYN, from the coding sequence ATGAATTTAGGAGAAGAGCATAAACTAATCAATTTAGTTATCTCAAGGGAAGATATTGAAGAATTTGATTTTACTAACATTTATGGTGCATTAATGGAAATGCATGAAAACCCAAGAAAATTCTACAATAAACTATGTATTTTAATTCATGGATATGACAATGATCCAAGAGAGTTACATGAATTGCCAGAAATAAGAGACTACCTTGACTTTCTAGATAGGTCTTTCCCATATTGGTTTTATTATTTAAATCATGACTTTCCTAAGCATTATTCACCCTTGGCTTTATTTGTTACTTGTTTATGTCCCATTGAAGATATCCAGAAATCTTCAGGGGTAAGTTTAATTCAATTCAACATTGATGAGCTCGAAAAATTTATATTTACTCATTTTCATTTTATGAATGAGCTAATGGATCAAGAAGGTCATTCAGATAAAGAAGTGATGGAATTAAGTGTAAGGATTCTAAGTCTTATATATAACTGA